AAGTTCGCACATTGGCGATTGTGGGGTACTTGGCGCTGTCCTCGCCCTTCGCCAGCGGAAAGTGTTTGTATGGCTTGTCGATTCTGCCGTCGAGACAATGCTCTTCGCGAGCTCTGGAGATGATGTCGGCGACTGCATCGACCAGCACTTTCGGACATCGCATGCAGTACGGCAGGGTGAAGACCTCATACTCCCCGGCCTGGCTCAGTCCTCTGATGTAATCGCAGCTTGCGTCACGGAATTGGCTGTACAGTGCCTGGTCATCGTCACCAGCGACCAGCATGTTGCTGGTCTCCCCAAGAGCATCAATGATGGAGGCTTCGAGCCGATTGAAGTCCTGATACTCGTCGATCAGAACCAGATCGTACGAATCTGGCGAGGCGTGACCTAAGGCGTACGCCGCGTGCACGCGATACACAGAGTCGTCAAAATCCACCGCATCGTAGTAGTCCCCGCGGGCGAGATAGAAGTCGAGGTTGTTCCCCTCAGCCAGAGCGCGCATTTCTGACACGAACTTGGGCGCCTCCGTCTGGTGGATTATCTCCCAGTCCTCCGAAATCAACGAAGCCAGGTTTGGACAGCATCGTGCGTCTTGGGTCAGCGCACCCCTGAGCGAGGGAGTTCGGTGCAAGAGCCCTAGGCAGAAGGAATGCAGCGTATGGGCGTGTGCAAGGTGACCGAGATCTGCCTCCAGGTCGCTCTTCAGGTTGTTGATGAAGGTGAGGACGATGCGTTTGTCCGGGTCATCGGGTGAGGACTCGAGAATCAACTTGAAGAGCGTCGTCTTCCCGGTTCCAGGGCCGGCGACGACCAGCTTCTTGGGACTCGGCGACTCCACCACCGCGTCGATTGCGGCCTTGAGTTCCGCTTCCTCTGGAGTGAGTCCGGGCTCGTCCGTCACCGGGCATCCCCCTGTGCTTGTCCTAAAGTCACGGCGCTTCAGCTGTGCGCCACTGACTTCCCTTCACAGCTTACCGGTTGTGCCGTCGGCTGAAGCGCTTGTTAGGCAGGCAAATTCAGAAGGGGATTCGGTCGTCCCAGTCCAACGCATGGCCAATCTCGCGATCAACTCGACTCTCAACCGAGCCCAAGAACCAGACGACCGACGAGACATGCGAGAACACCAGCACACTCTCATCGTGGTCCATCAAGTCGTTGTCGTGCGCCAAACTACGCTCGTTGCGAGCGCTATTGAGATCCTCGAGGATTGAGATCGTCGACCGCAGTATCCGAAGCGTAATCTTTGATTCGATGGGACCCTGTTCACGCACTGCCTTGGAGTACTCGCCCATTAGGCTATGGAGGGGCTTGTCCCGGGTCACCTCTATGCCCCGACGCGTGCAGAGCCGACGCAAGTACTTGACCATGAAGGTGTGCAGCCGATCTATTGCGGCCTCAGGCTCATTACGCTCAATCGCTTCGCGAACGTGCCGTGCCACGGTAACA
Above is a window of Anaerosoma tenue DNA encoding:
- a CDS encoding abortive infection family protein; this encodes MGDLSAIEQRKLERLLGMHNGYVLEFSNASFGDFFADVAHIDIYDAKYARGGTSKANRMRAFWELEPNYTVATVLGTLLENWEYLPTVGFKPPTREALAIIERLRGCGPVVDTSALAAPVGADEAFVTVARHVREAIERNEPEAAIDRLHTFMVKYLRRLCTRRGIEVTRDKPLHSLMGEYSKAVREQGPIESKITLRILRSTISILEDLNSARNERSLAHDNDLMDHDESVLVFSHVSSVVWFLGSVESRVDREIGHALDWDDRIPF
- a CDS encoding UvrD-helicase domain-containing protein, with translation MTDEPGLTPEEAELKAAIDAVVESPSPKKLVVAGPGTGKTTLFKLILESSPDDPDKRIVLTFINNLKSDLEADLGHLAHAHTLHSFCLGLLHRTPSLRGALTQDARCCPNLASLISEDWEIIHQTEAPKFVSEMRALAEGNNLDFYLARGDYYDAVDFDDSVYRVHAAYALGHASPDSYDLVLIDEYQDFNRLEASIIDALGETSNMLVAGDDDQALYSQFRDASCDYIRGLSQAGEYEVFTLPYCMRCPKVLVDAVADIISRAREEHCLDGRIDKPYKHFPLAKGEDSAKYPTIANVRTSVQSKKVNYIGRFIAQAVDVIPPDEVQAAAAAGYPAALVIVARPYRDQIVEHLQESGYRIETRVEPASGIQRAAGLAILKEDPGSSLGWRILLHCDQPSFGSASIAATADGSVALVDTLPAEYREPCMEEAAAFEPPDDVDVEGHPADEDERPLVRVTSFEGSKGLSAQHVFIAGLHDGELPGDPAAVKDMEICRFIVGLTRTRKRCYLIHTGHFGTKWLKPSCFISWIASERLEDVVVNKDYWSDDGDGE